The following are encoded in a window of Gloeocapsa sp. DLM2.Bin57 genomic DNA:
- a CDS encoding ATP-binding protein: protein MNSEVTALTQERNFFLEQMAMATVMSQSLLYVSGRNYLEFLDNDCSQLFSVAQKPPPQLPPHFIHIGQLGKPLLGDPYEPLLALQTALAACHGDYNQQLIFLVIHDGYYNNIYMGVRHNQHPPDAFMRSFQHFFRGLYSGSQLEYLTPNKESYKTKIIQPLQEMEHGICLTGIPSIKQSSNAEYLSCLDRLLRGIQGEPFAYLVIADPINPIEIDNITYRCRDLIGQVHALSKMNITKGRSHAVTNQESETKTEGTQRSQGKTESSTKLGVLPMLGIAGAGTYAVSALGVLSVTFPPAALVVGIGGLLVSSKLSLSRQSSRSINTTVSESLARTISQSVSDTESMQMSVEFINAHVQAAEHLLNQYVERFYSKRALGHWNVGVYCLSAFPEIAELAGTQLQAVLNGSASMLEPVRWHKLEPFMYQSDFRNPLQRLETPPLTSKLDTEHPFGYLFENLTTPLTTAELSLLTNYPRREIPGIQLIPTAEFSLNRNMPTENSVILGNLIDAGTETKLPYGLEINSLSKHTLITGITGSGKSTTCQKLLSELQQRHIPYLVIEPAKDEYVDWAMQINDRLPPDSPDRIAIYIPGIQTWRGRKLEDQLTLNPFDLVWLSEDTTPQILPHIDRLKSILNASFPMQEILPVLLEEALFYAYSRPHNWLDEQLPPFGTPRPTFTQLLDQVQLVVKSKGYEERITANLSAALKTRIQSLRQGWKGKLLDRPNSTPWAAIFDRPAIINLSHLGDDADKAFTMAVLLQFLYEYRQVQQENASTEERKSDRLRHLTVIEEAHRILLRATPGTLEQANPQAKVAEMFANILSEIRAYGEGLLIADQVPARLVPDAIKNTNLKIVHRLVAADDREAMSACMTLTPEQSAIINRLRLGQAIIYGEQADMASWVQILKQD, encoded by the coding sequence ATGAATTCAGAAGTAACAGCTTTAACTCAAGAACGGAACTTTTTTTTAGAGCAAATGGCAATGGCAACAGTGATGTCTCAATCTTTGCTCTATGTCAGTGGACGGAATTATTTAGAATTTCTAGACAATGACTGTTCTCAACTATTTAGCGTTGCTCAAAAACCACCACCACAATTGCCCCCCCATTTTATTCATATTGGTCAATTAGGTAAACCTTTATTGGGCGACCCCTATGAACCTCTTTTAGCACTTCAAACTGCTTTAGCAGCCTGTCATGGTGATTATAATCAACAATTAATTTTCTTAGTTATTCATGACGGATATTACAATAATATCTATATGGGAGTTCGTCATAACCAACATCCTCCCGACGCATTTATGCGTTCATTTCAGCACTTTTTTAGAGGTTTATACTCTGGCTCTCAATTAGAATACCTAACTCCCAACAAAGAATCTTATAAGACTAAAATAATTCAACCATTACAGGAAATGGAACATGGAATTTGTTTAACAGGGATTCCTTCTATTAAACAAAGTAGTAATGCAGAATATTTATCTTGTTTAGATCGCTTACTCAGAGGGATACAAGGAGAACCCTTTGCTTATCTTGTTATTGCAGATCCCATTAATCCGATTGAGATCGATAATATTACTTATAGATGTCGTGACTTAATTGGACAAGTACACGCCTTAAGTAAAATGAATATTACTAAAGGTCGTTCTCATGCAGTTACAAATCAAGAAAGTGAAACTAAAACTGAAGGAACACAAAGAAGTCAAGGTAAAACTGAAAGTTCTACAAAGCTAGGTGTCTTACCAATGCTAGGAATAGCAGGAGCAGGAACTTATGCAGTATCAGCTTTAGGGGTTCTTTCAGTCACCTTTCCTCCTGCTGCCTTAGTTGTTGGAATTGGTGGACTTTTGGTATCTTCTAAACTTTCTCTATCAAGGCAATCTTCTCGTTCTATCAATACCACAGTTTCTGAAAGCCTAGCTCGAACTATATCTCAAAGCGTTTCTGATACTGAATCAATGCAAATGAGCGTTGAGTTTATTAATGCTCATGTTCAAGCGGCCGAACACTTATTAAATCAATATGTAGAGCGTTTTTACTCAAAAAGAGCTTTGGGACATTGGAATGTGGGGGTTTATTGTCTATCTGCTTTTCCTGAAATTGCTGAATTGGCAGGTACACAACTTCAAGCGGTTCTCAATGGCTCTGCCAGTATGTTAGAACCTGTGCGGTGGCATAAACTAGAGCCTTTTATGTATCAATCAGATTTTCGCAATCCCCTACAACGGTTAGAAACACCTCCATTAACTTCCAAATTAGATACTGAACATCCTTTTGGCTATTTATTTGAGAATTTAACGACTCCCTTAACAACGGCTGAATTAAGTCTTTTAACTAATTATCCTCGCCGAGAAATTCCAGGTATTCAACTAATTCCTACAGCAGAATTTAGCCTTAATCGGAATATGCCAACCGAGAATAGTGTGATACTGGGCAATTTAATAGATGCAGGAACAGAAACTAAATTACCCTATGGTTTAGAGATTAATTCATTAAGTAAACATACCCTGATCACAGGCATTACAGGTAGTGGAAAATCCACCACTTGCCAAAAATTATTAAGCGAACTGCAACAACGCCATATTCCTTATCTTGTCATTGAACCCGCCAAAGATGAATATGTAGATTGGGCAATGCAAATCAACGATCGCCTGCCACCCGATAGCCCAGACCGAATTGCCATCTATATCCCAGGTATTCAAACTTGGCGAGGACGAAAACTAGAAGACCAGTTAACCTTAAACCCCTTTGACCTCGTTTGGCTCTCTGAAGATACAACCCCACAAATTTTACCTCATATAGACCGTTTGAAATCAATTTTAAACGCTTCTTTTCCCATGCAGGAAATATTACCTGTTTTACTAGAAGAAGCTCTATTCTATGCCTACAGTCGTCCTCATAACTGGTTAGATGAGCAATTACCTCCCTTTGGTACGCCTCGACCCACCTTCACTCAGCTTCTCGACCAAGTACAATTGGTGGTCAAGAGTAAAGGGTATGAAGAACGCATTACGGCTAATCTCAGTGCTGCCCTAAAAACCCGCATCCAAAGCCTGCGTCAAGGCTGGAAAGGCAAACTCTTAGATCGCCCCAATTCTACCCCTTGGGCAGCCATTTTTGACCGTCCAGCCATTATTAACCTCTCCCACTTAGGGGACGATGCTGACAAAGCCTTCACAATGGCGGTACTTTTACAATTCTTATATGAGTACCGACAGGTACAACAGGAAAACGCTTCCACCGAAGAAAGAAAAAGCGATCGCTTGCGTCACCTGACTGTAATTGAAGAAGCCCACCGCATCTTACTCCGAGCAACACCAGGTACTTTAGAACAGGCTAATCCCCAAGCTAAAGTAGCTGAAATGTTTGCCAATATTCTCTCAGAAATCAGGGCTTATGGAGAAGGGTTGCTAATCGCCGACCAAGTTCCTGCACGATTAGTCCCCGATGCCATCAAAAATACTAACCTAAAAATTGTTCACAGGCTAGTTGCCGCCGATGATCGAGAAGCCATGAGTGCTTGCATGACCTTAACCCCAGAACAAAGTGCTATTATCAATCGCCTCCGTCTGGGACAGGCTATTATTTATGGTGAACAGGCTGATATGGCATCCTGGGTACAGATTTTAAAACAGGATTAA